One Mycolicibacterium parafortuitum DNA segment encodes these proteins:
- a CDS encoding zinc-binding alcohol dehydrogenase family protein: MTTPQMTAIGAFAADSLDDSLRDVTVPVPELRPHDLLVRVAAVSVNPADWKVRKSLAPSPEPAILGYDAAGVVEAVGSAVTTHRVGDEVWYAGDMTRPGTNAELQAVDERIVSRKPSSLSFADAAALPLTTITAWETLFDRFGLTEDSTGDLLVLGAAGGVGSIMIQLAKALTGVRVIATASRDESRDWALSMGADIVVNHHHLRDETLAAVPGGVDYLFSPHSKDNIDDYAAIVKPFGHITAIDEPPGLDLLALKDKSIAWHWELMFTRAKYQTSDMIEQQRLLAATADLVDQGVLRTTVTKTITDFSAAGLREAHHDVESGRTIGKIVITR; the protein is encoded by the coding sequence ATGACCACTCCCCAGATGACGGCAATCGGCGCGTTCGCCGCCGACTCGCTCGACGACAGCCTGCGCGACGTGACGGTCCCCGTCCCCGAACTCCGGCCGCACGATCTGTTGGTCCGGGTGGCCGCGGTGTCGGTGAATCCGGCCGACTGGAAGGTGCGGAAGAGTCTGGCACCGTCGCCGGAGCCCGCGATCCTGGGTTACGACGCCGCCGGCGTCGTCGAGGCCGTCGGATCCGCGGTGACGACGCACCGCGTCGGGGACGAGGTCTGGTACGCCGGGGACATGACCCGGCCGGGCACCAACGCCGAACTGCAGGCCGTCGACGAGCGCATCGTGTCCCGCAAGCCGTCCTCGCTGTCGTTCGCCGACGCCGCGGCGCTGCCGTTGACGACGATCACCGCGTGGGAGACGCTGTTCGACCGGTTCGGCCTGACCGAGGACTCGACCGGTGACCTGCTGGTGCTCGGCGCCGCGGGTGGGGTGGGTTCGATCATGATCCAGCTCGCGAAGGCGCTGACCGGGGTGCGGGTGATCGCGACCGCCAGCCGTGACGAATCCCGGGATTGGGCGCTGTCGATGGGCGCCGACATCGTGGTGAATCACCACCATCTGCGCGACGAGACGCTGGCCGCGGTCCCCGGCGGGGTTGACTACCTCTTCTCGCCGCATTCGAAGGACAACATCGACGACTACGCAGCGATCGTGAAACCGTTCGGCCACATCACCGCGATCGACGAACCGCCCGGTCTGGATCTGCTTGCGCTGAAAGACAAGAGCATCGCCTGGCACTGGGAGCTGATGTTCACCCGCGCGAAGTATCAGACCTCCGACATGATCGAGCAGCAGCGGCTGCTGGCCGCCACCGCCGATCTGGTCGATCAGGGCGTGCTGCGCACCACGGTCACCAAGACCATCACCGAC